A single genomic interval of Elusimicrobiota bacterium harbors:
- a CDS encoding capsid protein, translated as MLTGLDTSTAITAVIGAGVLLAGVGFAKWATKKVARFFG; from the coding sequence ATCCTGACCGGTCTGGACACCTCCACCGCGATCACTGCCGTGATCGGTGCCGGTGTGCTGCTCGCCGGTGTGGGCTTCGCCAAGTGGGCGACCAAGAAGGTGGCTCGCTTCTTCGGCTGA